TGGCGGTGGCACCCAAAGAAGGCCCTGCCAAACGCGGTCGAGGCAGGCCACCTACAAGTGGCAAATATGTAGGTCTGGCACAGGCTAAGAGGAGTTTAGAGGCTGCTAAGCGTGCCGCAGAGCAGGCAGAAATAGAAGCCACCGAAAACAAGGAGGTTGCCGAACTGACGGCAGAAATCTTTTGTGGGCGGGCACGTCAACTGTCGGAAACCTCTTCTGCGGCTTCGGACGGCATGGAGGTCGAGGGCTTGACGGGAATGGAACTGAATAGCAGGGTCCATTCGGCCGTCAATACCATCAAAACAGTGGCAAAAGCCTCCAAGGGCCTGAAAGGCACGAACCAGAAAGCCCTTCAAAATGCGGCAGCAGCGATTGAGGAAGCCGCGGAGGTACTGCTGAGGCGTACCTCAACGGATGAAGTCAAACGTCTGCAGGCTGAGAATGCTAAGCTTACAAAGGAAATGGCGGAGCTTCGGTTCGAACAGGAGAAGTTACGGGCAGACCTACAAAAGATCCGTCAGGGGAAGAGGGAGAAGGAGGGTTCTTCTAAGCCCGCACAAGAGGAGTACCAATCGGAGCAGTTTCACCTGCTCCTAAAAGAAGTATCGAGCCTGTCTGCTCGCTTCTCAGTGATTGAGGGCCGGGTTCTGCGCCCACCATTGGCCGCGGACAGAGGAGTAGCAGGGAATGTGACGTCTTCTTTTGCGGAAATGGTTGCAAAGCCGAGTACGTCGGCTCCACAAAGTCGGAAGGCTGCGCAGAAGTCCTCCAGCCAGCCTAGTCAGAAGACACCCGAGATTACCACTTCACGGAAGGGAAAAGGCAAGGGGAAGGCCTCTGCTGCCACGCCAGCACCTGATGCAGAGCAGCCCTCCACCTCCCATGGAGGATGCAGTGCCCCCTCTGATGCAGAACATCAGAGTCACTCAAACACTCCGCCTAACGGTGGTCAATGGCAGACTGCGGGAGCCAAAAAGGAGGCCAAAAAGGCCAAAACAAAGGCCAACAAGGCGGCAAAACAGGCGGCCCAAAAAACCGCCAAGCAGCAGGCACGGCTCCGCACCCCTAGGTCCGCGGCTGTCGTGTTAACACTGCGGCCCGACGTCAAGGAGAAGGGCCTCACGTACGCTACGGTCCTTGCTAAGGCGAAGGCAGAGATCGAACTCGGTGAGCTTGGCATTGCGGGTGTCCGGTGTAAAACCACTGTGACTGGTGCCCGTATGCTGGAAGTTGCAGGTGCCAGCAGCGGTCCACAGGCCGACGCTCTCGCTGAAAAGTTGAAGGCGTCTTTGGAGCCTATGGGAGTCAAGGTGTCTAGGCCCACCAAAAACGCCGAATTACGCATTTTGGGCCTAGATGACTCAGTAAACACTGAGGAGTTGGAGGCTACCATCGCCAGGGTAGGAGACTGTTCTCCGGCCCAAGTGAAGTCAAGTCCAATTTCGTCGGGCTTCAATGGACTGGGAACAGCAGTCGTCAGCTGTCCAGTAGCAGCGGCCAAGAAACTCGCTGAGGGTGGTCGACTCCTAGTGGGCTGGGTGTTGGCACAGGTCAAGATCTTGCAGCCCAGGACCATGAGGTGCTACCGATGTCTCGTGGAGGGGCATGTCGGGGCCCAATGTTCCTCGGAGATAGACCGCAGTAACCTTTGTTACCGCTGTGGCAAGCCAGGGCACAAGGCAGGTTCATGCGAGGCCACGCCGCATTGCATGTTGTGTGCGGCGGCAGACAAGCCGGCGAATCACCGGGTAGGCACAAAAACCTGTACCGCGCCCAAACAGAAAGGCAAAGACAAACCTGGGGTAAACCCTTCACAATCCCGGGCTCAGGAGGGAGAGAGTATGGAAACTTAATAATGGGCCCACATCTCCGCCTCCTCCAAGCGAATATCAACCACTGTGCCAGAGCTCAGGACTTGCTCCTCCAGAGCATGGCGCAGTGGTCAATCAATATCGCGGCGGTTGCTGAACCGTATTTTGTCCCTCAGAGGGATGACTGGGTGGAGGATTTGTCGGGCACAGTGGCCTTGATTTTGCGGACTACCATTGAATCTCCGTCCTTTGAAAGTGTCGTTCGGGATCGGGGCTTCGTAGTGGCGAAGATAGGTGGAGTTGTGGTCGCAGGAGTATACTTTTCACCCAACAGCACTCTCGCCGACTTTGAGGACTTACTTGGGAATTTGGGCATCGTCGTTGGTCAAAGCCGTCCTAGTCCTGTGCTTGTTCTTGGAGACTTCAATGCCAAATCTGCGGCTTGGGGTTCCTCAACGACAAATGCGCGGGGAAGAGTACTAGAGGAGTGGGCTGTTGAGCAAGGCCTGCTTCTCCTGAACCGAGGTTCTGCTCACACGTGCGTAAGACAGCGGGGCGGGTCTATAGTGGATATTTCGTTTGCTAGCCCTGCTGTAGCAAGTCGTGTGCAGGGTTGGCGTGTCATGGAGGAGGTGGAGACACTATCGGACCATAGATACATTCGATTCGATATCTCCCCTTCGGCTTTGGACGTTCATGTACGCACCGCCTCGGGAGGGGGCGGCCCGCGTTGGGCATTGAAACGCCTAAATAAAGAAGTACTCCTGGAAGCCTCTATCGTACAGGCATGGGTCTCTGCACCAGTTAGGCCAGTCAGCGTTGACGAGGAGGCAGAGTGGTTCCGAGAGGCGCTGTCACAGATTTGCGATGCGGCGATGCCGCGTATCAAGCACATTCCTGCCAGACGTCAGGTATACTGGTGGTCGCAAGATATCGCGAACTTGCGTGCCGCATGCGTTGAAGCAAGGCGCCGGTACCAAAGGCACCGCAGGAGGCGTCGCCAAACTCAGTTTGGGCCGGCTATAGAGGCGGAGCTATATGAAGCATATAAAATGGCAAAACGGGCCCTTCAGGCAGCTATTAAATCAGCCAAAATCAAGGCCCGTGAGGAGATGCTGGAGACTCTGGACACAAATCCATGGGGGCGCCCTTACCTCATGGTAAGAGGCAAACTTCGCCCTTCGGCGCCTCCGCTGACCCAGAGTCTTGATCTGCAGCTCCTGGAGGACGTGGTCTGCTCCCTGTTTCCATCTAGAGAGGAACACAACCCGCCACCGATGGCTCCGCCTTTTGCATTGCCTGACGCGGGCAACGACGATGACGTGCACGAAGTGACCCCGGAAGAATTGAGAGCAGTGTTGCGGAGACTTCAGGCCAAAAACACCGCCCCAGGACTCGATGGCATACCTGGCCGTGCCCTGGTCCTGGCCTCAAAGGATCTTGAGCCCCGATTGTTAAGTCTCTTCAGCGCGTGCTTGGAGCGGGGCCAGTTTCCACTTAGTTGGAAGGTCGGAAAGCTGGTCTTGCTGAAGAAAAAGGGGCGCCCGGCAGATACTCCGTCTGCATATCGGCCCATTGTGCTGTTGAACGAGATGGCAAAACTCTTCGAGAGAATTGTAGCGGATCGCCTCGTCCAGCACTTGGGGAGTGTGGGGCCGGACCTGGCGGACAATCAGTTTGGTTTTCGCCAGGGGCGCTCCACAGTGGACGCAATCATGCGCGTGAGAGCCTTGGCGGAGGAAGCAGTTTTCCGGGGCGAGGTGGTGTTGGCGGTTTCTCTCGACATCGCGAACGCCTTCAACACCTTACCCTGGAGCTGTATCAGGGAGGCGCTTGTTTACCATCGCGTGCCAAACAACCTCCGTCTTGTGGTTGGGGCTTATCTGGCGGATAGGGCGGTCATGTACCCGGGTCGGAATGGCTGGGGTCGGCGAGAGTGCTTGTGCGGTGTTCCGCAGGGGTCTGTCTTGGGACCACTCCTGTGGAACATTGGTTACGACTGGGTGCTGCGCGGAGCACTCCTGCCCGGCGTCGGTGTCACTTGCTACGCTGACGACACGCTGGTTACGGCGTGTGGCGAGACACACCGGCAGGCGACATTGCTGGCAACCGCTGGGGTTGCACAGGTCGTAGGGAGGATCCGGCGCCTGGGTCTCGAGGTGGCGCTTAACAAGTCGGAGGCGATGTTCTTTCATGGCCCTCGACGCGCGCCACCTTCGGGATCCCACATCATCGTGGGTGGCGTTCGCATCGACGTCGAGTCAACAATGAAGTATCTGGGACTCATCCTCGACGGCCGGTGGAATTTTGGGCCACATTTCAGGCACCTTCTACCCAAATTGATGGGAGCTGCGGGAGCGCTTGCTCGGTTGCTGCCCAATCTCGGTGGTCCAGACGCCTCCTGTCGGAAGCTCTACACTGGGATCGTGCGTTCAATGGCCCTTTATGGGGCTCCTGTGTGGGCGGAAGCTCTGACGGACCGCAACGTCGCAATAttgcggagaccgcaaagatcgaTGGCCGTCAGGGTAATAAGGGGGTACCGCACGATCTCCTTCGAGGCGGCGAGCCTCCTTGCCGGATGTCCACCCTGGGATCTTGAGGCAAAATCTCTCGCCTCCTTGTACCAGTGGAATAAGGAAGTGCGCGGGCGGGGTGAGTTACCGATGCCCCAAGAATATGCGCGGCATCGCTCCCAGCTCCGaggggtcttattagtggaatggaGGGAGCGGTTGGATAATCCCAGCGCAGGGCATGCCACGATAGCGGCGGTAAGGCCTGTCATGGAGGATTGGCTGGGGCGCCAACATGGCGTCCTAACCTTCCGGCTGACGCAGATACTTACCGGACATGGTTGTTTCGGTAGGTATCTGCATCGCATAGGTCGGGAGCAATCGCCCGATTGCCACCACTGTGAGGACCGCCTTGAGGACACGGCGCAGCACACCCTGGAGGAGTGCCAAGCTTGGGCAGAACAGCGCCGTACACTCGATGCGGCAGTTGGTGGTGGTGGTCTCTCGCTCCCAAACATCGTGCAAGCGATGGTTCGGAGCGAAACAGCGTGGAGTGCCGCTGCCTCCTTTTGCGAGGAGGTGATGTCTGCAAAAGAGGCGGCGGAACGTGAGAGGGAAATCTCGATGGTGGATCCCTCTCGCAGGAGACGCAGCGGGCGCCGAAGGGCAAATGATGACCTCCGGCCTCCATGAGTTGCCgacctgcggttgacgggcgtaaggggcgttcgtcagccgatacataaccaggtcaggaggtagcgcgccgtgttccgggtgcgcttccgagacggagctggtagcagccagcctagcgatgggacccgtccgcttggcggtgggtcaagtcctggcgggagtgcggtgaatactacactagtgatacccgcgcaaccgccagtccgttgaggaacaaacacaggttttagtgggtgcaagccccacataacccctccgtttcccctgacggaagggtatgcgttaggcatttcctgtgtataaaaaaaaaaaaaaaaaaaaaaaaaaaaaaaaaaaaaaaaaaggtacgaagcattggctggattttacaacatttaaagtttcctgttcatttttatcattgagttaatttgaggcggaaggatcctctggaaaatttttaagattaagttattagtaagaaagtatattttgattaggttagtttaaaatgtacagccggtaatttaaaaaaaatatatatatttaattttacataataggtgaagctggttgatgcaccaaaaatcgaattatcataggaatttaattaagctaacatttttatttattatcaacttcaaatatacagtagcaaactgattagttggaatacatgcagtgattggaatatttaagttccgatagaagaatctatatcgtggcttgttcctttatggacaagaatatttttttttgactcgtgggaccacttacacaaaatatcaacgttcggtttggaggtcttccatggctattcctacagttccatgacgtattgaagaggttaacactttgtcgctcatcacatcaaccagcacggcatttgggtatgatggatggatgtagataggtacacatttgatggggggggggggggtttagtggtttgtatcaataggaaccaggggttgaatgaggaaggctgaggacagtacgtgtggtgcttactagggaaggtttatgttcaacagtgaccttatgatgatgacgatgtagatgacgatgatgatgatgatggacgtacgaggacgaatcttttacgaaacgaataaaggaaaatcgaacagatgcgggtcattacggttaacatataaaataatgtataaggtacctactttcttctaatctttatgatcgatcagcttgtgatagagatcttgatgtcgtagagaatagagatgtatcgaacggaatatttatttcattttttttcctgctattatgttgatatcgcttttctctatgaaaaggaattaatgataaactaataggtatcattcggcggcgagtcgcgactgtgtcgttcccagggtcgaatttggtagttctgcttatgttactcgaaacgacaaagtacgccatatggtgcatattatggctaaaataaaatatataagtatcatgtgaaattataaatcaaagattctttttgcatgtagatattatatggttaagaggcacaagtgacgcaactactgtaccctggcgtttgtttaacattgtccattagtacttcagaatgtggattttgctaggaaaaaataattgtaagaaatatgggaagcgtaatctgcattaaaagaaaaagtttgaattggaagcaaccaggcataggattttcatacatccgtaatcacgttcctttcaactctctaactatcacggttcacgatacgccgttcacggttcaggccgtgacgcacgtgcagacggacagacggacggagagcagaggtttagaaaatagggtctcgtaggcacccttcgaggggtacggaactggagaaaactaaattataataatgataataggttttctaggttaccaagtaaaattacttctcttaggtcggattgtattatgatggatgcttatgaaacaaaattaaatgaacggtctactcaaagtgttttatgtttgcaggatccaaggatgttggaaatgaataaatgaggaaaagaaagacccaaaactaggtatgggtcagggacacaaagtcccaaggaaggaaagccccgaggttacgggctatggacaaaaagtcctataggaggaaggaggtagaccctaggataagggtcattaaaaatttggatctggagggaaagaaccctaggataagggtcattaaaaatttggatctggagggaaataaggacaatcacatatgtatcccggtagaagagagacgcgccaaggctcggaatccgcgattttccaataagaagggaagaagaaaatatgtgcgtaaaactattgcgttgaaagtgtatgaaaatgttttgtgatttaaatcgagaactggcggcgattaactttaagtttagagagtttattttatcaaaaggacaagaagttcacttacacatattcatattaagaatcgctcccgattctaaatataaatatagaagaaaacataatctttaaaggtatggtgactatacaataatataaaaagtcaaaacacgttatattcgttaacaaactatacctacatctagctaagatatctatggtgtttgacactgtttgattaaactttaaactttgtaaaagatttttcctccagtatgagtttcggcaagtacattatgtagtagagctaggtagtttacataccataattagtcctagctttatgtaattgtagcataataggtatgttcgttttgtgtaccatatttatgagatttagctttaaagtgatgcgtgtatgtacggactttaatagtattttcctaacaaatagacatattttgaatttgtataattgacttatataatatagttcatcagttttcttatataattctttagtgggaaggagagtctagttggaacagaacttttaacaatttattttgagatacttgaaaccctttaaagtagtttttagtaattagttttacatgctcatccccaaatctctattgagtgttcctgtaaaatattggcttgtgagttataattgatgcttcggactttatgcatatacctaccttctttgattaaattgaggcctcctttagttgctactggtctcgcaatttttgatatctttatgatttttgaaaaattatttataaatttagagtgtctgcatctttttattttaatattagcggaagagaacagaaaaatgaattttagattaaaggctaaatttgagtgctactgtagactggcaggtaaagttgcgagggtaaatagtttggaattgaattgagtttatctgctattttctaattatatcggatggaaagggttgctgcgagtgctctaaaattaagttgcaatcataatcaataccaatgtatcaataaaactgtatattccttctagttaagttagcaagaatattaatttaattaattactatcttaatttttttttttttgttttgttgaactaagtctttgtcattttggttgtgaagtttacatgttacttaagttttaatttttttttaaaagcgatgagactcgcttaaaacaggatggccgagctgtaagcttggcccatattaattatctataaaacatagttggcgccactcaaatcataacatcatattagaaggcgtcattgattggctgaagttgttcaacatctgatcgataaacgtactgtatataaaattcttatagtttttagttgatgaattgtagcataataaaggataatatttgtaatcaatatataagatgaaaacatctttattacttagatgatttgtgaaacgagcttgatgatttgtatattagtcactaagtttattcattgtacaatttggattggccgataacgataagataaaaaggggagtggctaataaacgtggagaggttacctgtaagagtggttttaaaacgacgacattcgaaaatatactaacgtaagaggaacaacatttatttgacacaaaatgtaaaagttaataaatttaaatatgaaataaaagtataataatttatcataacgattgtgtttgtgatttcgtcagaccttacccaaaactttgtagttacaattttgagttttggggcacccgtagctgaatatacaagagttcttttgtaatgcaattctcatctgtaacttcattcattatttttttatttgacctgatatgtgatttgcgccaaatctgagaatcaccgtcatacaatcgtagttccaatttcatttgaatattaagcaaccaaagtccatgaaattttgcagaaatattctagaaactaatatctgtgtctgtagtgttttagatttttctaaaaatatgtagttttaaaattacaggggctcaaagatttgtatgaaaatttttaagaccgcgtaactttgaaaccgaatattttaacagaaatctggaaaaccacagacacagatattagtttctagaatatgtctgcaaaatttcatggactttggttgcttaatattcaaatgaaattggaactacgattgtatgaaacgagtgacggagagagccctcttaatatgtTTTATATGGACAGTATGAATGAAAAAAACTAGCGTGCGAACTAGTGTGACTTGTAAACTTATGCTTGTGCGTtatatatgcaaatatttttgACTAGCATTAAAACCAGCTGGCCCATGCAGGTGGACAGAGTCgctttttacaaaaaaagttaaattccAGCGAAGTGCATGTGCCAGTAATTTGAAAGTGTGGCGTGGTGGAACTACACGATATTCTGCAATTTTTTCTAACCAAAAAAagtgaaatttatttttattacagctTGCGGTAGCTCTATGCATTTGCGGCACAAAAATCCAGCATGAAAAAAAACCACTTtgaacattttaaaacaatttttgtaaAAGTGAGGTAAAAATTCTTTATCTCCTACACCAACCAACTATACCTACGAGGGATCCAAATGCACTCTGATCTTCGAAGAACacagtagtcgggttttagatttttgcattttcttttattttagtaggtaccgcTAGACGAGTATGCAAAATACATACCTGATCATAAAATGAATTTATAGAAAAGTTTAGTGCTACTAAAATTTCCTAGTTTTTTCTAAAACCTCAATGCTATCAAAGTAagtaaaattacataatattattatattgtagtaagtaagtaaatcagtgatagcctagtggttaaaacgtcagcCTCTAGTCAGGAATCCGGGGTtgaatcccgggcacgcacctcaacTTTTCAAACCTACGTACACAACGCGAGGAAACCTACACGCCTGagcgttctccataatgttctcaaagatgtgtaagtTTGCttatctgcacttggccagcgtcaTAGGCTATGCCCAAaatattctcattctgagaggagatccatccattttacttactttaaaaatggccgtgacaaacagacagacggactggacgaaactataagaGTGCCAAATAtagaaatattacaaaaaaattaattacatttttggTCTCTACTCAATGGGCTTTAAACAATGATATCTCACATGCTAGGTAAGGGTTAGAAACAATTTTTCTTcagctcctttttcatgtatgggagccccctaaaaataattgaattgaattttgaattcaatatttggttttgggttttACACCGAATACCcgggtttgtaactcatttaatCTACGAGATAGACAGACCTGTGGCacgcggatagacagacagacagcagagtgacattaatagagtTCCGttttgagtacggaactctaagaACACCAAATAAACCTATTGTTATAAAAATCATGATAATATTGTGATTGTACAGATAGAAGGTCTATTTAAAAATGCTGTAAGCGTGCGAATCTCcatcaattttaataaaacagtGGTTTGCTATgtaaataatgaaaacaaatagGGTGACCAGCCCAAGCCAGGTTAGCAAA
This genomic stretch from Maniola jurtina chromosome 15, ilManJurt1.1, whole genome shotgun sequence harbors:
- the LOC123872622 gene encoding M protein, serotype 24-like, with product MNEVETKEVDISGSDSDSAASFMSVGAESTMSTARKRPLSGEEVAVAPKEGPAKRGRGRPPTSGKYVGLAQAKRSLEAAKRAAEQAEIEATENKEVAELTAEIFCGRARQLSETSSAASDGMEVEGLTGMELNSRVHSAVNTIKTVAKASKGLKGTNQKALQNAAAAIEEAAEVLLRRTSTDEVKRLQAENAKLTKEMAELRFEQEKLRADLQKIRQGKREKEGSSKPAQEEYQSEQFHLLLKEVSSLSARFSVIEGRVLRPPLAADRGVAGNVTSSFAEMVAKPSTSAPQSRKAAQKSSSQPSQKTPEITTSRKGKGKGKASAATPAPDAEQPSTSHGGCSAPSDAEHQSHSNTPPNGGQWQTAGAKKEAKKAKTKANKAAKQAAQKTAKQQARLRTPRSAAVVLTLRPDVKEKGLTYATVLAKAKAEIELGELGIAGVRCKTTVTGARMLEVAGASSGPQADALAEKLKASLEPMGVKVSRPTKNAELRILGLDDSVNTEELEATIARVGDCSPAQVKSSPISSGFNGLGTAVVSCPVAAAKKLAEGQDLAAQDHEVLPMSRGGACRGPMFLGDRPQ